Proteins encoded by one window of Micromonospora coxensis:
- a CDS encoding DNA polymerase IV: MGRSQSLPRGGDPRFGPGADDSGSPILHVDMDAFFASVEVRHRPELRGRPVVVGGTGPRGVVSSASYEARRYGVRSAMPTMRARALCPHAVYLPPDSGRYSAASRAVMRIFRDVTPLVEPLSLDEAFLDVAGARRLFGPPAEIARLIRRRVAEEQGLTCSVGVAPSKFVAKLGSTRAKPDGLLVVPADRVLEFLHPLPVSALWGVGERSAETLRRLGLSTIGDLAEAPYGMLRRALGEASATHLHELAWGRDPRAVSPEHVEKSIGAEVTFDADVDDPLEIRRALLALSEKVGARLRRAGQVGRTVSIKVRLADFRTVNRSRTLGGPTDVAREVFDTAWALYTALDPGERIRLVGVRVEGLAGASGAPRQLTLGAPERGWREAEAAADAAAARFGRSVIGPASLLGRGDTPRRENPTRP; this comes from the coding sequence ATGGGTCGGAGCCAGTCGTTGCCGCGCGGCGGAGACCCGCGCTTCGGGCCGGGCGCCGACGACTCGGGTAGCCCGATCCTGCACGTCGACATGGACGCCTTCTTCGCCTCCGTCGAGGTGCGCCACCGTCCGGAGCTGCGCGGCCGGCCCGTCGTGGTCGGCGGCACCGGGCCGCGCGGCGTGGTCAGTTCCGCCAGCTACGAGGCCCGGCGGTACGGCGTCCGTAGCGCCATGCCCACCATGCGGGCCCGCGCGCTCTGCCCCCACGCGGTCTACCTCCCACCCGACTCCGGCCGGTACTCGGCCGCCTCCCGGGCGGTCATGCGGATCTTCCGCGACGTCACCCCGCTGGTCGAGCCGCTCTCCCTCGACGAGGCGTTCCTCGACGTGGCCGGGGCCCGGCGGCTGTTCGGCCCGCCGGCCGAGATCGCCCGGCTGATCCGCCGGCGGGTCGCCGAGGAGCAGGGGCTCACCTGCTCGGTCGGGGTGGCGCCGAGCAAGTTCGTGGCCAAGCTCGGCTCCACCCGCGCCAAACCGGACGGGCTGCTCGTGGTCCCCGCCGACCGGGTGTTGGAGTTCCTGCACCCGCTGCCGGTGTCCGCGCTCTGGGGAGTGGGGGAGCGCTCCGCCGAGACGCTGCGCCGGCTCGGCCTGTCCACCATCGGTGACCTCGCCGAGGCGCCGTACGGGATGCTCCGCCGGGCGCTCGGCGAGGCGTCCGCGACCCACCTGCACGAGCTGGCCTGGGGCCGTGACCCGCGCGCGGTGAGCCCGGAGCACGTGGAGAAGTCGATCGGCGCGGAGGTGACCTTCGACGCGGACGTGGACGACCCGCTGGAGATCCGCCGCGCGCTGCTCGCCCTCAGCGAGAAGGTGGGCGCCCGGCTGCGCCGCGCCGGGCAGGTCGGCCGGACGGTGTCGATCAAGGTACGGCTCGCCGACTTCCGCACCGTCAACCGGTCGCGCACCCTCGGCGGGCCGACCGACGTGGCCCGGGAGGTGTTCGACACCGCCTGGGCGCTCTACACCGCCCTCGACCCGGGCGAGCGCATCCGGCTGGTCGGTGTACGCGTCGAAGGGCTGGCCGGGGCGAGCGGCGCGCCCCGGCAGTTGACCCTCGGCGCGCCCGAGCGCGGCTGGCGGGAGGCGGAAGCCGCCGCGGACGCCGCAGCTGCCCGATTCGGGCGGTCCGTCATAGGTCCGGCCAGTCTGCTCGGTAGGGGTGATACCCCTCGGCGGGAAAATCCGACCCGGCCGTAG
- a CDS encoding transglutaminase TgpA family protein encodes MIASRNLGFVAAAATLLAAAPLSSIFQRWTWLIQAAIAVAVVAGVAALARLLRAPVWGQALAMLGGLLLALTWLFPGGTELVAVIPTPATLAHFGELVQGSVQDMRSYGVKVPDTTPLLFITVLGVGAVAVLVDLLAVGLRRPALAGLPMLAIYSVPVAVYVDSVPAVPFVVGACGYLWLLVTDNVERVRRFGRRFTGEGRDVDVWEASPLAAAGRRLAVVGVALAVAVPLAVPGMTGGLLDQFNTAGDGTGNGRPGQGGSPGRIDLFAALSGQLNQSEVAEMVKVTTTESSPFYLRFGVADELRPDGFRVRPPNGRRVDRDLPEVPARQGVEQQRHRATVEVSRNLTMPLVPVYSDPVGVDGLSGNWLYDQNLGVVFSNRDNSRGKRYSFEYVRSTYSPAALRRAPSLPAEHPIAVQQTRRPAVQQVDLLVSRLIEGKRTDYDKVRAIYDYFSRDNGFSYSLSTKGGTSGQEIVDFLTNKVGFCQQYAAAMAWLVRSAGIPARVAFGFTNGTGAGDGAWVLTNRNLHAWTEVYFDQMGWVPFDPTPAYAVQGANRSAWAPDSDAPDPEPSSTSAPGATPDDPGATAGPDRQDPADREVDEGFDPVTGAPVRRTPTWPWWTAGGVLALLALLSVPALRRVTLRRRRHVRPAPAAVTAAGSGDAAGPEATGMVVLGADRDRARADAHAAWDELLDTLVDFRVRVDRTETPRATAERLVRDALADDATSTAAVRLLGRAEERARYARDPLTGEPLHPALTSVRGALAARSDRRTRLLAALLPPSVLLRWRLAVADRSSSLVARGGQARYRLARWSPRRLLARRA; translated from the coding sequence CGTTGACCTGGCTCTTCCCCGGCGGCACCGAACTGGTCGCGGTCATCCCCACCCCCGCCACCCTGGCCCACTTCGGCGAGCTGGTGCAGGGCTCGGTGCAGGACATGCGCTCGTACGGCGTGAAGGTGCCGGACACCACCCCGCTGCTGTTCATCACCGTGCTCGGGGTGGGCGCCGTGGCCGTGCTGGTCGACCTGCTGGCGGTGGGACTGCGCCGCCCGGCGCTGGCCGGCCTGCCGATGCTGGCGATCTACTCGGTGCCGGTCGCGGTCTACGTGGACAGCGTGCCGGCGGTGCCGTTCGTCGTCGGCGCCTGCGGCTACCTCTGGCTGCTGGTCACCGACAACGTGGAGCGGGTACGCCGCTTCGGTCGCCGGTTCACCGGCGAGGGGCGCGACGTCGACGTCTGGGAGGCGTCCCCGCTGGCCGCCGCCGGCCGCCGGCTGGCGGTGGTGGGCGTGGCGCTGGCGGTGGCCGTGCCGCTGGCCGTGCCGGGGATGACCGGCGGGCTGCTCGACCAGTTCAACACCGCCGGCGACGGCACCGGCAACGGACGGCCCGGGCAGGGCGGGAGCCCCGGCCGGATCGACCTGTTCGCCGCGCTCAGCGGGCAGCTCAACCAGTCCGAGGTGGCCGAGATGGTCAAGGTCACCACCACCGAGTCCAGCCCGTTCTACCTGCGCTTCGGGGTCGCCGACGAACTGCGTCCGGACGGCTTCCGGGTACGTCCGCCCAACGGCCGGCGGGTCGACCGGGACCTGCCCGAGGTGCCCGCGCGTCAGGGCGTCGAGCAGCAGCGCCACCGGGCGACCGTGGAGGTCAGCCGCAACCTGACCATGCCGCTGGTGCCGGTCTACTCCGATCCGGTCGGCGTGGACGGCCTCAGCGGCAACTGGCTCTACGACCAGAACCTCGGCGTCGTCTTCTCCAACCGGGACAACTCCCGGGGCAAGCGCTACTCCTTCGAGTACGTCCGGTCGACGTACAGCCCGGCGGCGCTGCGCCGCGCGCCCTCCCTGCCGGCCGAGCACCCGATCGCCGTCCAGCAGACCCGCCGGCCGGCGGTGCAGCAGGTGGACCTGCTGGTGTCCCGGCTGATCGAGGGAAAACGCACCGACTACGACAAGGTGCGGGCGATCTACGACTACTTCTCCCGGGACAACGGCTTCAGCTACTCGCTGAGCACCAAGGGCGGCACCAGCGGCCAGGAGATCGTCGACTTCCTCACCAACAAGGTCGGCTTCTGCCAGCAGTACGCGGCGGCGATGGCCTGGCTGGTGCGCTCCGCCGGCATCCCGGCCCGGGTGGCGTTCGGGTTCACCAACGGCACCGGCGCCGGGGACGGCGCCTGGGTGCTGACCAACCGCAACCTGCACGCCTGGACGGAGGTCTACTTCGACCAGATGGGCTGGGTGCCGTTCGACCCCACCCCCGCGTACGCCGTGCAGGGCGCGAACCGCTCGGCCTGGGCCCCGGACAGCGACGCCCCGGACCCGGAGCCGTCGAGCACCTCCGCGCCGGGGGCCACCCCGGACGACCCGGGCGCCACCGCCGGGCCGGACCGGCAGGACCCGGCCGACCGGGAGGTCGACGAGGGCTTCGACCCGGTCACCGGCGCTCCGGTACGTCGTACCCCCACCTGGCCGTGGTGGACGGCGGGCGGGGTGCTGGCGCTGCTCGCCCTGCTCTCCGTGCCGGCGCTGCGCCGGGTGACGCTGCGCCGCCGACGGCACGTCCGGCCCGCCCCGGCGGCGGTGACGGCGGCCGGTTCCGGCGACGCCGCCGGCCCGGAGGCGACCGGCATGGTCGTGCTCGGCGCGGACCGGGACCGTGCCCGGGCCGACGCCCACGCGGCGTGGGACGAACTGCTGGACACCCTGGTCGACTTCCGGGTCCGCGTCGACCGGACGGAGACGCCCCGGGCGACCGCGGAGCGCCTGGTCCGGGACGCCCTGGCCGACGACGCGACCTCGACGGCGGCGGTACGGCTGCTCGGCCGCGCGGAGGAGCGGGCCCGCTACGCCCGCGACCCGCTCACCGGCGAGCCGCTGCACCCGGCCCTGACCTCGGTACGCGGGGCGCTCGCCGCCCGGTCCGACCGGCGTACCCGGCTGCTGGCCGCCCTGCTGCCGCCGTCGGTGCTGCTGCGCTGGCGGCTGGCCGTCGCGGATCGCTCCTCGTCGCTGGTGGCACGGGGTGGACAGGCCCGGTACCGGCTGGCCCGGTGGAGCCCGCGCCGCCTGCTGGCCCGCCGCGCCTGA
- a CDS encoding methyltransferase domain-containing protein, protein MTRLDRVEQTTRFTEPPLTPRTAVIWSVLAAELDRRAGDRLTVLDVGGGTGGFAVPLAQAGHRVTVVDASPDALAALTRRAAEAGVADRVRAVQGDGDALAGLVEPASVDLVLCHSVLEVVDDPAPVAVALAAALRPAGAASVLVAGRAAAVLGRAMNGHLDVAAALAAAPDGSAGARDTLRRRFDADSATALLGAAGLTVEEIHGVRVLADLLPAAVADGQPAALVELERALAARSPYRDLAAQLHLFARRPA, encoded by the coding sequence GTGACTAGGCTCGACCGGGTGGAGCAGACCACCCGGTTCACCGAACCGCCGTTGACCCCCCGTACCGCTGTCATCTGGTCGGTCCTCGCCGCCGAGCTGGACCGACGCGCCGGCGACCGGCTCACCGTGCTCGACGTCGGCGGCGGGACGGGCGGCTTCGCCGTCCCGCTCGCCCAGGCCGGGCACCGGGTCACCGTGGTCGACGCCAGCCCCGACGCGCTCGCCGCGCTGACCCGCCGGGCCGCCGAGGCCGGGGTCGCCGACCGGGTACGCGCGGTGCAGGGCGACGGCGACGCGCTGGCCGGGCTGGTCGAGCCGGCCAGTGTCGACCTGGTGCTCTGCCACTCCGTGCTGGAAGTGGTCGACGACCCGGCGCCGGTGGCCGTCGCCCTCGCCGCCGCGCTGCGCCCGGCCGGCGCGGCCAGCGTGCTGGTCGCCGGACGGGCCGCCGCCGTGCTGGGCCGGGCGATGAACGGGCACCTGGACGTCGCCGCCGCGCTCGCCGCCGCCCCGGACGGCTCCGCCGGGGCCCGGGACACCCTGCGCCGACGCTTCGACGCCGACAGCGCCACCGCGCTGCTCGGCGCCGCCGGGCTCACCGTGGAGGAGATCCACGGGGTACGCGTCCTGGCCGACCTGCTCCCCGCCGCGGTGGCCGACGGCCAGCCGGCCGCCCTGGTCGAGCTGGAACGCGCCCTGGCGGCCCGGTCGCCGTACCGGGATCTCGCCGCCCAACTGCACCTCTTCGCCCGCCGCCCGGCGTGA
- a CDS encoding MFS transporter encodes MTTSVPPRARSREWIGLVALVIPALLASMDLSVLFMAAPWISAELEPSAGQYLWIMDIYGFVMAGLLVTMGGLGDRIGRRRLLLFGAAAFGAASLLAAFATTPELLIAARALLGLGGATLAPSTLSLIRGMFADDDQRRTAIGIWTAGFTGGIAIGPIIGGFLLERFWWGSVFVINVPVMLLLLAVGPFLLPESRDPRPGRFDPLSALLSWGAVLPVIYAVKHAAAEGLDPLSLLALLGGLATGVLFVRRQRRSAQPMIDVRLFARSSFTAAIGANTAITFASAGMGLLAVTFLQTVLGLDPFDAALWMLPTIVGSVIGVALASALAPHVRPAILVAAGLAVAAGGFLLVSTVRVDAPVWWLIGSYGLLTVGVGTTSTLATSLVLTTAPPERAGAASAISETSTEFGGALGIAVLGSIAAGVYRARMDGEVPAGLGDDLAHAATDTVGGALAVAGQLPAEVAGVLRDRAFVAFTDGFTVAAVVGAAILLTGALVSAVALRRVPPGTPSADRADGTGHPGGSGDAAGHRPSGGLASADRG; translated from the coding sequence GTGACCACCTCTGTTCCTCCCCGTGCCCGCAGTCGCGAGTGGATCGGCCTCGTCGCCCTCGTGATCCCCGCCCTCCTCGCCTCCATGGACCTCTCCGTCCTGTTCATGGCCGCCCCGTGGATCAGTGCCGAACTCGAACCGAGCGCCGGCCAGTACCTGTGGATCATGGACATCTACGGCTTCGTGATGGCCGGTCTGCTGGTGACCATGGGCGGCCTCGGCGATCGCATCGGCCGCCGCCGGCTGCTGCTGTTCGGCGCCGCCGCGTTCGGCGCGGCCTCCCTGCTGGCCGCGTTCGCCACCACCCCGGAACTGCTCATCGCCGCCCGGGCCCTGCTCGGGCTCGGCGGGGCCACCCTCGCGCCGTCGACGCTCTCCCTGATCCGTGGCATGTTCGCCGACGACGATCAGCGCCGGACGGCGATCGGCATCTGGACGGCCGGCTTCACCGGCGGCATCGCCATCGGCCCGATCATCGGCGGTTTCCTGCTGGAGCGGTTCTGGTGGGGCTCGGTGTTCGTCATCAACGTCCCCGTCATGCTCCTGCTGCTCGCCGTCGGGCCGTTCCTGCTGCCCGAGTCGAGGGACCCGCGCCCGGGACGCTTCGACCCGCTCAGTGCCCTGCTCTCGTGGGGAGCCGTGCTGCCGGTCATCTACGCCGTCAAGCACGCCGCCGCGGAGGGCCTCGACCCGCTGTCCCTGCTGGCCCTCCTCGGCGGCCTCGCCACGGGCGTCCTCTTCGTCCGCCGGCAACGCCGCAGCGCACAGCCGATGATCGACGTCCGGCTCTTCGCGCGCAGCTCCTTCACCGCCGCCATCGGCGCGAACACGGCGATCACCTTCGCGAGCGCCGGCATGGGCCTGCTCGCGGTCACCTTCCTGCAGACGGTGCTCGGCCTCGACCCGTTCGACGCCGCGCTCTGGATGCTCCCGACCATCGTCGGCAGCGTCATCGGCGTCGCCCTCGCGTCCGCGCTCGCCCCGCACGTCCGGCCCGCGATCCTCGTCGCCGCGGGACTGGCCGTCGCCGCCGGCGGCTTCCTGCTCGTCAGCACCGTGCGGGTCGACGCGCCGGTGTGGTGGCTGATCGGGAGCTACGGGTTGCTCACCGTCGGCGTCGGGACGACCAGCACCCTGGCGACCTCGCTCGTGCTCACCACGGCGCCGCCCGAGCGGGCGGGGGCCGCCTCGGCGATCTCGGAGACCAGCACCGAGTTCGGCGGCGCGCTCGGCATCGCCGTGCTGGGCAGCATCGCCGCCGGCGTCTACCGGGCACGGATGGACGGCGAGGTGCCGGCCGGGCTCGGCGACGACCTCGCCCACGCCGCGACCGACACCGTCGGCGGCGCCCTCGCCGTGGCCGGCCAGCTACCGGCCGAGGTGGCCGGGGTGCTGCGCGACCGGGCCTTCGTCGCCTTCACCGACGGGTTCACCGTCGCCGCGGTCGTCGGCGCGGCGATCCTGCTCACCGGGGCGCTGGTCAGCGCCGTCGCCCTGCGCCGGGTACCCCCGGGGACGCCGTCCGCCGACCGGGCCGACGGCACCGGCCACCCGGGCGGATCGGGCGACGCCGCGGGCCACCGGCCGTCCGGGGGCCTGGCGTCCGCCGACCGGGGCTGA
- a CDS encoding DUF3040 domain-containing protein has product MPLSEHEQRLFEQIERSLAEDPKFASAVRASDPRFHARRRLLVAAGVVVVGLALLVYGAVIKTPPLAVAGFVVMLAALGYAVQSQRRAQSPDLHVVGGTTSRRRPRGRAGRRPSLLDRMEDRWRQRPEGHR; this is encoded by the coding sequence GTGCCGCTCTCGGAGCACGAGCAGCGGCTGTTCGAGCAGATCGAGCGGTCGCTTGCCGAGGACCCCAAATTCGCCTCGGCCGTGCGCGCCAGCGATCCGCGCTTCCACGCGCGGCGTCGCCTGCTCGTCGCTGCCGGCGTGGTCGTCGTCGGCCTGGCCCTGTTGGTCTACGGCGCGGTGATCAAGACTCCGCCACTGGCCGTGGCGGGCTTCGTCGTCATGCTGGCCGCGTTGGGCTACGCGGTGCAGTCGCAGCGCAGGGCGCAGTCACCCGACCTGCACGTGGTGGGTGGCACGACCAGTCGTCGTCGTCCACGCGGGCGCGCGGGTCGACGGCCGTCACTGCTGGACCGCATGGAGGACCGGTGGCGTCAGCGCCCGGAGGGACATCGCTGA
- a CDS encoding TetR/AcrR family transcriptional regulator has translation MGQREELLAGAKRCLAEKGYAHTTARDIVAATGAHLGSIGYHFGSKDALLNAAVLETFDAWGDAIAASVVAEPGGAPLERLRRFLHGVFETAREQRAVLVASVQAYAQAEFAPEVRDQLAAGYAASRRDLAALTLDVTPAEVSPEQASRYGSLALALINGAMLQWLLDPGSAPTADDLVRAIEGLAGHGR, from the coding sequence ATGGGACAGCGAGAGGAACTGCTGGCGGGCGCGAAGCGGTGCCTGGCGGAGAAGGGCTACGCGCACACCACGGCCCGCGACATCGTGGCGGCGACCGGCGCCCACCTCGGCTCCATCGGCTACCACTTCGGCAGCAAGGACGCCCTGCTCAACGCCGCCGTGCTGGAGACCTTCGACGCCTGGGGGGACGCGATCGCGGCGAGCGTCGTGGCCGAGCCCGGCGGCGCGCCGCTGGAGCGCCTCCGGCGGTTCCTGCACGGGGTGTTCGAGACCGCGCGCGAGCAGCGGGCGGTCCTGGTGGCGAGCGTGCAGGCGTACGCGCAGGCGGAGTTCGCCCCCGAGGTGCGCGACCAGTTGGCGGCCGGCTACGCGGCCAGCCGGCGGGACCTCGCCGCGTTGACGCTCGACGTGACGCCGGCCGAGGTCTCGCCCGAGCAGGCGAGCCGGTACGGTTCGCTCGCCCTCGCGCTCATCAACGGCGCCATGCTCCAGTGGCTGCTCGACCCCGGCTCGGCCCCCACCGCCGACGACCTCGTCCGGGCGATCGAGGGGCTCGCCGGGCACGGGCGGTGA
- a CDS encoding alkaline phosphatase family protein: MSDPRRAPGGPDGPGLGHVGPLEIVPPRYGGGSLADVVPSALAVLGVPGAVDLLGLTPRLAGVRRIAVLLVDGLGWYQIPTAAPYAPTLAGLAATVGRPLTAGFPSTTPTSLVSLGAGAAPGPHGVLGFTVRVPGTDRVLNHIEWTGDPEPLRWQPVRTQWERARAAGVAVTVVSRPEYAGSGLTLAANRGGDYRGAAGVDALAATMLAALAAGDGPTLVSGYHPDLDRHGHLSGVDSAPWRLAAAGVDALLARLVDGLPPDAALLVTADHGQLDVPAAHRFDLDTDPRLRDGVRVVSGEPRVRYLHVAPGAADDVVAAWSAVLGPAARVQTRAEAVATGRFGPVPEEHLARVGDVVVTCHGTYAVLASRSEPPAVSRLVAYHGADTAAEMTIPLLVVRG, from the coding sequence GTGAGCGACCCGCGACGAGCGCCGGGCGGGCCGGACGGGCCGGGGCTCGGCCACGTCGGGCCGCTGGAGATCGTGCCGCCCCGGTACGGCGGGGGCAGCCTGGCCGACGTGGTGCCCAGCGCGCTGGCCGTGCTCGGGGTGCCCGGCGCGGTCGACCTGCTCGGCCTGACGCCCCGACTGGCCGGGGTGCGCCGGATCGCGGTGCTGCTCGTCGACGGCCTCGGCTGGTACCAGATCCCCACCGCCGCGCCGTACGCGCCGACCCTGGCCGGGCTCGCCGCCACCGTCGGCCGGCCGCTGACCGCCGGGTTCCCGTCCACCACCCCGACCAGCCTGGTGAGCCTCGGCGCGGGTGCGGCGCCCGGGCCGCACGGGGTGCTCGGCTTCACCGTCCGGGTGCCCGGCACCGACCGGGTGCTCAACCACATCGAGTGGACCGGCGACCCGGAGCCGCTGCGCTGGCAGCCGGTACGCACGCAGTGGGAGCGGGCCCGGGCGGCGGGCGTGGCGGTGACCGTGGTCAGCCGCCCCGAGTACGCCGGCAGCGGGCTGACCCTGGCCGCCAACCGGGGCGGCGACTACCGGGGCGCGGCCGGTGTCGACGCGCTGGCCGCCACGATGCTCGCCGCGCTCGCCGCCGGCGACGGCCCGACCCTGGTCTCCGGCTACCACCCCGACCTGGACCGGCACGGTCACCTCAGCGGGGTCGACTCCGCGCCCTGGCGGCTCGCCGCCGCCGGGGTGGACGCGCTGCTCGCCCGCCTCGTCGACGGGCTCCCGCCGGACGCCGCGCTGCTGGTCACCGCCGACCACGGCCAGCTCGACGTGCCCGCCGCGCACCGCTTCGACCTGGACACCGATCCCCGGCTGCGCGACGGGGTCCGGGTGGTCTCGGGCGAGCCTCGGGTGCGCTACCTGCACGTCGCGCCGGGCGCGGCCGACGACGTGGTGGCCGCCTGGTCGGCGGTGCTCGGTCCGGCCGCCCGGGTGCAGACCCGCGCCGAGGCGGTGGCCACCGGCCGGTTCGGCCCGGTGCCGGAGGAGCACCTGGCGCGCGTCGGTGACGTGGTGGTCACCTGCCACGGCACGTACGCGGTGCTGGCCAGCCGCTCCGAGCCGCCGGCGGTGTCCCGGCTGGTGGCGTACCACGGGGCGGACACCGCGGCCGAGATGACCATCCCGCTGCTCGTGGTGCGCGGCTGA